From the Arvicola amphibius chromosome 2, mArvAmp1.2, whole genome shotgun sequence genome, one window contains:
- the LOC119808264 gene encoding zinc finger protein 14-like isoform X1, with the protein MEPVTFEDVAVNFTSGEWTLLDSSQRKLYRDVMKENFMNLISIEKTHEENVEEDYPSLRRNLGTQVVEKDGEYEHYSQCEKTQQQIPEPIVNEDMPPSITLYKSSSSLCIRNVMGNLPSDVPLSDQTEDKLFEYKEPVEKAFKHEKCWEDMGQSESFQVHECSKEKSSESQQCNTACGSLHCDQHQERTDTGNKHDENAITNYTHGQRDESIHTEVKPFVCKQCGEAFVNSSHLISHERIHIVEKCYICKQCGKTFRYLSCFQKHERIHSGERPYVCEQCGKGFIQLKYLLMHQRSHTGENSYECKHCEKVFTISSADDVPERIHCGEKPYSCKHCGKTFTSPNDYNSCESIHTGENPFVCKKCGKAFKRLGHFMNHERIHTGEKPYACKHCGKAFTSSSDRNSHERIHTGEKPFICKTCGKAFSRSDYLINHRRIHTGEKPYACKYCGKAFATSSDRNSHERIHTGERSFLCKKCGKVFILSGDLIKHERIHTGEKPYACKHCGKAFTTSSARNSHERIHTGEKPYTCKHCTKTFTTSSTRNSHEKTHTAEKHFACDLCRKTFNSQSSYYTHKKIHSIQEKLYVCKHCGKEFTYCGNFLKHERIHTMETVSM; encoded by the exons ATG GAGCCCGTGACTTTTGAGGATGTGGCTGTGAACTTCACTTCAGGCGAGTGGACTTTATTGGATTCTAGTCAAAGGAAGCTCTACAGAGATGTGATGAAGGAAAACTTTATGAACCTGATCTCCATAG AGAAAACACATGAAGAAAATGTTGAAGAGGACTATCCGAGTCTCAGGAGAAATCTGGG aactcaGGTGGTTGAGAAAGATGGTGAATATGAACATTATAGTCAGTGTGAAAAAACCCAGCAACAGATTCCAGAGCCTATTGTTAATGAGGACATGCCTCCTTCCATAACATTATATAAAAGCAGTAGCAGTTTGTGTATAAGAAACGTCATGGGTAATTTGCCCTCAGATGTGCCCCTCAGTGATCAAACTGAAGATAAACTATTTGAGTATAAGGAGCCTGTGGAGAAGGcttttaaacatgaaaaatgtTGGGAAGATATGGGTCAATCTGAGTCATTTCAGGTACATGAATGTTCTAAAGAAAAGTCCTCTGAAAGTCAGCAATGTAATACAGCTTGTGGGAGTCTCCACTGTGATCAGCATCAGGAGCGGACTGACACTGGAAACAAGCATGATGAGAACGCCATTACAAACTACACACATGGCCAGAGAGACGAAAGTATCCATACTGAAGTAAAACCATTTGTATGTAAGCAATGTGGAGAAGCTTTTGTCAATTCCAGTCACCTTATCAGCCATGAACGAATTCATATTGTAGAGAAGTGTTATATTTGCAAACAATGTGGAAAAACATTTAGATATTTGTCATGCTTTCaaaaacatgaaagaattcaCAGTGGAGAGAGACCTTATGTGTGTGAGCAGTGTGGGAAAGGATTTATCCAGTTGAAATACCTTCTCATGCACCAAAGAAGTCATACTGGAGAAAATTCTTATGAATGCAAACATTGTGAAAAAGTCTTCACTATTTCCAGTGCTGATGATGTCCCTGAAAGAATTCACTGTGGAGAGAAACCGTATTCatgtaagcattgtggaaaaaCTTTCACTAGTCCCAATGACTATAATAGTTGTGAAAGTATCCACACTGGAGAGAATCCCTTTGTATGTAAaaaatgtgggaaagccttcaaaCGTTTGGGTCATTTTATGAATCACgaaagaattcacactggagagaagccttatgcATGTAAAcattgtgggaaagccttcaccAGTTCCAGTGACCGTAATAGCCATGAAAGaatacacactggagagaaacccttcaTTTGTAAAacatgtgggaaagccttcagtcGTTCTGATTATCTTATCAATCATAGAAGGatacacactggagagaagccttatgcATGCAAGTATTGTGGAAAAGCCTTTGCCACTTCCAGTGACAGAAACAGCcatgaaagaattcacactggTGAGAGATCCTTCCTATGTAAAAAATGTGGAAAAGTATTCATTCTTTCTGGTGACCTAATCAAGCATGAAAggattcacactggagagaagccttatgcATGCAAAcattgtgggaaagccttcactaCTTCGAGTGCTCGTAACAGTCACgaaagaattcacactggagagaagccttataCATGTAAGCATTGCACAAAAACTTTTACCACTTCCAGTACCCGTAACAGTCATGAAAAAACTCACACTGCAGAGAAGCATTTTGCATGTGACCTTTGTAGGAAAACCTTCAACAGTCAGAGTTCCTATTACACTCATAAAAAAATTCATTCTATTCAAGAGAAACTTTATGTATGTAAACACTGTGGAAAAGAATTCACTTACTGTGGTAATTTCCTCAAgcatgaaagaattcacactATGGAAACCGTGTCCATGTGA
- the LOC119808264 gene encoding zinc finger protein 883-like isoform X2 — MKENFMNLISIEKTHEENVEEDYPSLRRNLGTQVVEKDGEYEHYSQCEKTQQQIPEPIVNEDMPPSITLYKSSSSLCIRNVMGNLPSDVPLSDQTEDKLFEYKEPVEKAFKHEKCWEDMGQSESFQVHECSKEKSSESQQCNTACGSLHCDQHQERTDTGNKHDENAITNYTHGQRDESIHTEVKPFVCKQCGEAFVNSSHLISHERIHIVEKCYICKQCGKTFRYLSCFQKHERIHSGERPYVCEQCGKGFIQLKYLLMHQRSHTGENSYECKHCEKVFTISSADDVPERIHCGEKPYSCKHCGKTFTSPNDYNSCESIHTGENPFVCKKCGKAFKRLGHFMNHERIHTGEKPYACKHCGKAFTSSSDRNSHERIHTGEKPFICKTCGKAFSRSDYLINHRRIHTGEKPYACKYCGKAFATSSDRNSHERIHTGERSFLCKKCGKVFILSGDLIKHERIHTGEKPYACKHCGKAFTTSSARNSHERIHTGEKPYTCKHCTKTFTTSSTRNSHEKTHTAEKHFACDLCRKTFNSQSSYYTHKKIHSIQEKLYVCKHCGKEFTYCGNFLKHERIHTMETVSM, encoded by the exons ATGAAGGAAAACTTTATGAACCTGATCTCCATAG AGAAAACACATGAAGAAAATGTTGAAGAGGACTATCCGAGTCTCAGGAGAAATCTGGG aactcaGGTGGTTGAGAAAGATGGTGAATATGAACATTATAGTCAGTGTGAAAAAACCCAGCAACAGATTCCAGAGCCTATTGTTAATGAGGACATGCCTCCTTCCATAACATTATATAAAAGCAGTAGCAGTTTGTGTATAAGAAACGTCATGGGTAATTTGCCCTCAGATGTGCCCCTCAGTGATCAAACTGAAGATAAACTATTTGAGTATAAGGAGCCTGTGGAGAAGGcttttaaacatgaaaaatgtTGGGAAGATATGGGTCAATCTGAGTCATTTCAGGTACATGAATGTTCTAAAGAAAAGTCCTCTGAAAGTCAGCAATGTAATACAGCTTGTGGGAGTCTCCACTGTGATCAGCATCAGGAGCGGACTGACACTGGAAACAAGCATGATGAGAACGCCATTACAAACTACACACATGGCCAGAGAGACGAAAGTATCCATACTGAAGTAAAACCATTTGTATGTAAGCAATGTGGAGAAGCTTTTGTCAATTCCAGTCACCTTATCAGCCATGAACGAATTCATATTGTAGAGAAGTGTTATATTTGCAAACAATGTGGAAAAACATTTAGATATTTGTCATGCTTTCaaaaacatgaaagaattcaCAGTGGAGAGAGACCTTATGTGTGTGAGCAGTGTGGGAAAGGATTTATCCAGTTGAAATACCTTCTCATGCACCAAAGAAGTCATACTGGAGAAAATTCTTATGAATGCAAACATTGTGAAAAAGTCTTCACTATTTCCAGTGCTGATGATGTCCCTGAAAGAATTCACTGTGGAGAGAAACCGTATTCatgtaagcattgtggaaaaaCTTTCACTAGTCCCAATGACTATAATAGTTGTGAAAGTATCCACACTGGAGAGAATCCCTTTGTATGTAAaaaatgtgggaaagccttcaaaCGTTTGGGTCATTTTATGAATCACgaaagaattcacactggagagaagccttatgcATGTAAAcattgtgggaaagccttcaccAGTTCCAGTGACCGTAATAGCCATGAAAGaatacacactggagagaaacccttcaTTTGTAAAacatgtgggaaagccttcagtcGTTCTGATTATCTTATCAATCATAGAAGGatacacactggagagaagccttatgcATGCAAGTATTGTGGAAAAGCCTTTGCCACTTCCAGTGACAGAAACAGCcatgaaagaattcacactggTGAGAGATCCTTCCTATGTAAAAAATGTGGAAAAGTATTCATTCTTTCTGGTGACCTAATCAAGCATGAAAggattcacactggagagaagccttatgcATGCAAAcattgtgggaaagccttcactaCTTCGAGTGCTCGTAACAGTCACgaaagaattcacactggagagaagccttataCATGTAAGCATTGCACAAAAACTTTTACCACTTCCAGTACCCGTAACAGTCATGAAAAAACTCACACTGCAGAGAAGCATTTTGCATGTGACCTTTGTAGGAAAACCTTCAACAGTCAGAGTTCCTATTACACTCATAAAAAAATTCATTCTATTCAAGAGAAACTTTATGTATGTAAACACTGTGGAAAAGAATTCACTTACTGTGGTAATTTCCTCAAgcatgaaagaattcacactATGGAAACCGTGTCCATGTGA
- the LOC119807279 gene encoding zinc finger protein OZF-like has translation MVAEALDADSPLSAFQYGGGTFTSSSANHVHHPSSSKHLLQASHKPHKYSTAGPPKRARSTPDTSVIQEARFQAIEKDHRYECHTECDKNKKPIPEIIINKDTPSRVRAHETPLHVRNIIGHLYLPENLREETKGKPLLYKGAVAKAFTHQKHWKESSYSESLQVLETSPNEKPCKNQQCNEACRSLCFDQPQERTHTENKLNENVLMRYAHGQNEVKQFVCSLCEESFIDSSELTNHEKCHIEEKRYICGECGKTFKDATCFEKHKVTHTGEKPYASIHFGNAFTQFSHHNSQESSYTGQKPYACKHCGKNFTSSSNRNKHERIHTGEKPYACKHCGKTFTNSSTHDIHERSHTTDKPYACKHCGKAFSSSSNLKMHEIIHTGKKPYACKHCGKTFNHPSLRIRHERIHTTEKPYACKHCGKTFTRSCHRNDHERIHSAEKPYACKHCGKNFTRSSHRNIHERIHTGEKPFACKHCGKNFSNSSYRNIHERIHTREKLYACKHCGKAFTNSSSHDRHERSHTTEKPYA, from the exons ATGGTTGCTGAAGCCCTGGATGCTGACTcccctctctcagcctttcaataCGGTGGAGGCACATTTACCAGTAGCTCTGCAAACCATgttcaccaccccagctccagcaaGCACTTGCTGCAAGCTTCTCACAAACCCCATAAATACTCCacagcaggacctcccaaaagggCCAGATCCACTCCTGACACCAGCGTGATCCAGGAAGCCAG atttcAGGCGATTGAGAAAGACCATAGATATGAATGTCATACTGAGTGtgataaaaacaagaaacctaTTCCTGAGATTATAATCAATAAAGACACTCCTTCCAGAGTAAGAGCTCATGAGACTCCATTACATGTAAGAAACATTATTGGTCATTTATACTTACCTGAGAATCTCAGAGAAGAAACTAAAGGAAAACCACTCCTATATAAGGGAGCTGTGGCAAAAGCTTTTACACATCAGAAACATTGGAAAGAGAGCAGTTATTCTGAATCTCTTCAGGTACTTGAAACTTCTCCTAATGAGAAACCCTGTAAAAATCAACAATGTAATGAAGCCTGTAGGAGTCTCTGTTTTGACCAGCCTCAGGAGAGAACTCATACTGAAAATAAACTCAATGAGAATGTCTTAATGAGATATGCACATGGCCAGAATGAAGTGAAACAATTTGTATGTAGTCTCTGTGAAGAATCCTTCATTGATTCCAGTGAGCTTACCAACCATGAAAAATGTCATATTGAAGAGAAAAGGTACATTTGTGGGGAATGTGGCAAAACATTTAAAGATGCAACATGTTTTGAGAAACATAAAGTAACTCACACAGGAGAGAAGCCTTATGCTTCTATACATTTTGGAAATGCCTTCACCCAATTCAGTCATCATAACAGTCAGGAAAGCAGTTACACTGGACAAAAGCCTTATGCCTGCAAGCATTGTGGAAAAAACTTCACCAGTTCTTCTAATCGAAACAAgcatgaaagaattcacactggagagaaaccttatgcatGTAAGCACTGTGGAAAAACATTCACCAATTCTAGTACTCATGACATACATGAAAGGAGCCACACTACAGATAAACCTTATGCCTGCaagcattgtggaaaagccttttcttcttccagtaaTCTGAAAATGCATGAAATAATTCACACTGGAAAAAAGCCTTATGCatgtaagcattgtggaaaaaCCTTCAACCACCCCAGTCTTCGTATTAGACATGAAAGAATTCacaccacagagaaaccttatgcatgtaagcattgtggaaaaaCCTTCACCCGTTCTTGTCATCGAAACGatcatgaaagaattcacagTGCAGAGAAACCTTATGCTTGTAAACATTGTGGAAAAAATTTCACTCGTTCTTCTCATCGAAACattcatgaaagaattcacactggagagaaaccttttgcatgtaagcattgtggaaaaaACTTCTCTAATTCTTCTTATAGAAACattcatgaaagaattcacactAGAGAGAAACTTTATGCatgtaagcattgtggaaaagcaTTCACCAATTCCAGTAGTCATGACAGACATGAAAGGAGccacactacagagaaaccttatgcaTGA